The genomic region ACGAATAATTCTGAATTCACTTGAAACTGCAGTACAAAAATCTTATTCAGCAAACTCTGCATAATTATACTGTGCTCGACGGGTGTAAGCTAACATATTATTAGTCGATTCATTATCGTAGTGAATTATCACTGAAATGAGAACATTGGtttttatcattcattaaatttaataaaaacttTTATAAAGTTATGAAAAAGGACTGAATCGTTTTATTAAAACATAAATATGTaagataaatgaaatttatGGGCAAAACAAAAATTACCAGTAACAGCTATTTGTGTTGAATTAAAGGTTATCGGTTTCACAGGTAAATGACTAACACCAAAAGGAGAGGTGATGAATGTTGCTGAGGTTGTAGCACAATTGGAACGAAATAGTGAATTAGTACTTGTCGGGAGAACTGCTGTATGTGGATTCATAGTAATAGTATTTGCGAATGGAGCAGCTTGTTGTGGTTGAAAGAAAAATGCTGGCATAGGCATATTTACTCCAGGAGCAACCATCATTACCTGTGTACCAGAAGGCATTGCATTTTGAACAGAGCCAGGTGTAGCAATTATAGTGCCCATAgctaaaatcaaaataataatgaactaattatcttttttattttaagcgatataaataactaaaacataaatttatgaataaaaaaataagattttTCAGGATAATTTAACATATGACAACAGTACAAGtaatttttttgaatttgaaaTCAAATATTCCATTTGTTGAACTAAATCTCCTAATTATACGAACCAATATTTTATACACTCAAATAATATAGAAGTAATAGTAATGATCCTGTCAAATTACCTTACAGTATACATAGAAAACTAATAATTCAAAATTATTGCTGAACACATCAATAAGTAGAAATGTTTAGTTGTattattttcttcttcttttcttgacTTGAATGAGACAGCATCAAAGATTCTTCTGTATTAACATACTTTACACTGACgattaaataaaaattgaatacaAAAATTTTGTAATAATACGAAAAGACAACTAAGTGATCAGTGACTTAAATAGTTCAACTAATTATCCATAAAACCAATACAAAAAGTTGTATGGAAATGAACGTTGATTTTCTAGTTCTTGACTTAAGATATATAAGtacaattcaattattaaatcgAGGCTTTTCAAATCTGTAAATAATTGGAAACAAGTTATTcgtataaaaaaaacaataccaaACACATGAAATTCAATGTAATCATTAACTTAACCAGTTAATATATGCTAATGGCCAAACTTACGTAAGTTGACTTGTTGAGAATGAGGTTGAGTTTGAAGAACTGTcagctgttgttgttgttcctGCTGATGATGAATTAATTGATGCTGctgctgttgttgttgatgttgttcttgttgctgctgctgttgttgttgtaacatttcttgtatttgttgttgttcttgttgagTTTGTAAAgtttggtgttgttgttgttgttgggtTTGTTGTCGTGGCACCATAAAAGATATTGGAAAAGGAGTCTCTATAATAACAGTTGAAATgacgaataaataaaaatttaaagttatttaaggaaaacgaaacaaaacaataacaacCTCTATGGACTAggattttatttataatatatatgaCTAGATGATTTACGAATGGAGAACTATTCACAGAGTTGTATCAAACTATATAATTTAAAGATAAATGATTGAGAAGTAAAAGCCATTGATTACAAATAATAACTGATGAGAGAATATTTCCAAAGAAAATTAGAAACGTTGTAATACTTCTCAAATTTCTCATTTCGATGTAAATAGTCTAATGACATTCAAAAGCCTAAAGTAGATTAACCACATATAATGCTTACGTAGGTTCCATGTTAAGTACATTATACAAAACGTctctaaataaagaaaaaacaaatcaCATCGAATTCGGATGGTAGATCGATGACGTGTAAGGATGAAAAGAACGATGTACTGAAATAAAGGTCAATGTATCCACTATTTCCACAACAATAAATTGTCGTTCAGAAATGGACTATCATGAATAACTATTTCCACATTTAGATGAATAAAATCAGGAAACCTTAGATTTACTCATTGTAAAACGTCTGGGCATAAAACACATTACGAGTAACCACTTTAACATAAGCAGTTGTTGCCAACGTTGTTAGAGCTatttattacaaaataaactgACAAGTATCAATTAATcactgaaatttatttattactgaCATTTCAGAAAATGTGTGGATGAATAACAGGATATTCTGGAGAATACTTAACATCCAACTGATAAAATTGGTAGACAGAAAATTTTGTCGTATAACCAGCTGTTGAGGAccttagatccccagaactcatttggaaaaggtcctaattttgtaattttattctgaaaatttgaatttaatgTTCTCGCGTCAAGACCcgcttagttgacctacagctCACATTTCCCACTCGGAATTCCTTGACTGCCACTGGTTGATGGATTattttagtacgctattttgtggctctcccaaggACGTTTCTATCAttatataaataagcttgatttgtgttcttagtgacctcgtatgttctgggtgcttgtagaatacattctttGAGCttcatcaagacttcttgatctgGTTAGCAGGGCCGGGGACAACGAATTGGAATAGCCTATtgttagcgggaaataaaccggattatGGCACATTATGTGCATGATCGAGATggcgcacgctgattggctaattctgaACCAATCAGCTCTgacaaattattggagaaacatctagaggcttcttatgcatatactttAAATATATGGACGtttttctaaccattgattgttgttcatctacccttgttattttgaatacattttcgttcctgttcaacgtgttctgattcgaggtcttgtcgagtgtcattgtataagaatactaagcaataggaatagctgggtcgtttagtagcaaaacaattataacacctatcgtgtcactgtgtctttGACCTTCGTTCTGTTTACCGaataaggtgaactcgtaatagcatcaagcatatcaccAGCTTAACACCGAAAAATAATTACGAAATACATGCGATTGAATGTAATGCACTCGAGTTAACTATATACATTAAGTTACACTTACTTTTATGGACAGAAGCCACATGACGCTCAAAATACCATTTCTGTGGAAACCCTTTATTACATAATGGGCACATGTAAGGTTTGGAATCTATGGCATACAAATAGATAAAATTCAATGATATACAAAGAAAAGAAACTAATGATAAAAATCGTATCGTACAAATAAACATTTGATAACGATGTTGATTAAAAATGGGCAGGCATATAGCTAACGATGTCCACAGCTTAACTAGTCATAGTATCACTGATGAGAAGACAGTGGTATCGCTATAAGAGGTTTATTTATGGGAATGATACTAATAAATTTGCTTTAGCATCAATTTTTCCACTCTGATACGTTAGATGCAACTTGACAAAGTGCCTCATTACCAATCTTGACACAATCATTTAAGAATAATTTGCAAACAACTGATAAATACGTGTACAAGTACAACGTCAAAAAGTGAACTGAATAAGCACACGTTTTGTTTTGACACTTATTATTTAGGTACTTTCCACACTGTAGTGAATGTTATAAATATAAGAACCCAAAAGACCGAATACATAAAAGGTGCAGAATGTGACTTAATTAAttcagtatatttgaaataacaaTAACATTTAATCATCTGTTTTTAAACCTGAACCCTGAATCTGATGCCTTTATTCCATAGTCATCCTGTTAACTCCTGTATCTGTCGGTATCTCTagataaaatatcaaatataaaaaatattcattttgattATGGTCAGTACGCTGGTTCACAGAGTGGTACACCATTATGATTAAAGGCCTCTGTAATCTGTAAGATGTCAGAAGAGTAATAATAAATTTCGGTAGTCCATGTTATGGTAAAATCAAGTCTCATAAATCATCATACTGACAGTCGTAATAAGCTTTATCTGAaaggttataataataaacgtTATAGCAAAACTGTTGCAGAATGCAAATGAAATTTGCAGTAGCTAACTTACCACGATGAACTGAATTTGAATGTCTTAACAAATCGCACTTCCGAGCAAACTCTTTAAGACAATCATCACATTGATGGGGTCGTAGACCTAACAAATAAAAACAACGCCATCATGACAGTAAAGCAGATTTTGATGATAAAAAAGAGTTTACATTTCATAATGTAGTGAAGACCTCAATGTTTAGTAACTCAGCTGTATTATCGTATTGCAAAACTTGTCGAAAAAATCTAACAGTATTGTGAACTCTATTAGATCGTAACATATTCAAAAAAGTCAATAAGAAAGTTTCCCCTTAAAAACCTCAACTTGTACTGAAAGTGATTTACGTTGAAAGGACATTGGGATTCCTAAATAATTTCCTCTAAATATCTACATCCATGTCTGGcatgaggcagttactcaccgaaaacaatgaaagatggtcacCCAACAtagtggatcgattgaagttagaaattaatgcGGTTGGATTCCGCCCCAcagcgagaccaaaggtcctggggttcgaatcccgcgtggGGATTGTGGATatgcaatgctgaggagtcttataccaggcaccaagtgcttccaggttttcagtgatggaCTAATTTAGATTGTATTATAATTTCAGTGGAATCCTTTACATTCGTTcagtaaaataaaatgtaatgcCGCAATGTACTACGTACTTCAAACTATATTAGAGATGATTACAAGTCAACTGAAATGTAAAGCTCTAGTCCCTCCAAGATAAAAATCCGACAGTAACGCTTACCAGTCTAAAGGCAGCAAATGTAACATGTTAGTCAGATTTCTTCAACACAATTCCAAGAAACTGATATTCACAAGTAAATACATAGAAAAGAGTGGTAAAAAGATAAGAAACTTGACAAGGTGCAAAAGATGAGGGTAGTACTAATTTTTATTTAAGATTTTCCATAGTAAGACTTGGGAAGAATAAACTGAATTTGatgtttttttctaaagaaAATGGACAACCACTGACAAAATATAGTGCTGAAACATTTAAAAGTAAAAGTTTTTAAAACCTACCTTTATGCAATGCATTTATATGCATCTGAAGATTCTTTTTTTCTGTAAACTGTTTTTGACATAGATTACAATGGAAATCTTTTTTCTCTatttaagaaaaatataaaaGTATGCAAATAAATCTTAAAACAAGTTAAAGAAGGATCTATAAACTTAATGGTCTTATCAtttggaaataaataaattttgaccaaataaaaaaaacgctaataaTTTCTTGACTTTTGCTGGTAAATGGCTTTTTTGAGCTATTATCATAAACTACTGAAGTGAGAAATACTTTGAGAAACATTAGGAAATAAACAGTTAACTTGACtacaatcaatcaattaaataattacGTACTATACGGAGTAGGCTGAATTATAAATACAATCAGATTAATTATCCTATTATTGTAGTTCATTATTAGGTAGGAAAACTGCTTAAAATCGTCGTCAAACGCATCAACTTCATTTCCATTTCGTATAGACTTTGAATAATCTACCTATATGACTAAGACCAAAGTTAAACTAATATACATGAAGGAGATATTTTTAACTCACCTGCATGAACTGATTTCATATGCCTGCGCATCACAGACCGCTTAGAAAAAGCCTTTTGACATATAGTGCATGTCACATCACGAATATCTAACAAAGtagaaaatcattaaaaaaaattagactTAAAACTAAAAGTTGGTGGTTGAGAAACTTTGAACTAATCGAAAATCTAAAAGATAAAAGGCATTATTAGATTTATGACTCGGTTCAGAAAATGAGTATTACGTTAGGGAAAACGTCTATCGAATATGAGTAGAAAGATAAGGACATGAACACTGAAGTAAATGGAGTATTGTTTTGCTATGAAGTAAGGGAAGACGCTGGGGTAAATGTACTAAATTAGAAAGATATTAGTCCAATAATCTCAGTCATATCAGTATTTGAGGAATTGAGTGGATCAGCAAAACAGAACTAAACACATAATCAGATAACTTAAAGTTGAGAGTAAAGACCACCAAAGTAAACACTCAAGTCTCTGAAAAAGTAAAATCACAAGAACAATGCTTATTAGATGATTGTTGCCAAGAGATTAATAAAGAGGTAATCGCTCTGAAGACTGATAAGAGGATAAAACAGTAGCTCGAATAAAATTTAGCATAATTCCAACCACTAATATTTGCGTAGTTTGATGTGTAACTATGCCAAATATTTACCACCTCAGTAACTGTTTGCACATCGCCCTACAAGCTCGGTTTAAAAT from Schistosoma mansoni, WGS project CABG00000000 data, supercontig 0125, strain Puerto Rico, whole genome shotgun sequence harbors:
- a CDS encoding zinc finger protein, putative codes for the protein MTTLAPNSVYQTLFTGQNQVYTNSSGEVLMNLDISNAHENPGADSYVQQVCSVVISQENPITSEVQSELKVSESISSGPVGRFECNYCHKNYFSESNLQLHLDVAHRGLRRFQCNFCGKTYAKGFLLKAHVKSVHENIRDVTCTICQKAFSKRSVMRRHMKSVHAEKKDFHCNLCQKQFTEKKNLQMHINALHKGLRPHQCDDCLKEFARKCDLLRHSNSVHRDSKPYMCPLCNKGFPQKWYFERHVASVHKKTPFPISFMVPRQQTQQQQQHQTLQTQQEQQQIQEMLQQQQQQQQEQHQQQQQQHQLIHHQQEQQQQLTVLQTQPHSQQVNLPMGTIIATPGSVQNAMPSGTQVMMVAPGVNMPMPAFFFQPQQAAPFANTITMNPHTAVLPTSTNSLFRSNCATTSATFITSPFGVSHLPVKPITFNSTQIAVTAPSTPSPSRPSKEYQCATCSKVYPRRQSLQAHIIQVHTDKKPYECNVCHKGFVRRWDFYRHVNSVHHDNATTAIGNDKLEEYVAWMRGRRSSLDISWECLNAVRPDLTRVKIEGQPQTSQMTPKAEQMNHYLIGSDVTAVDTSDINNL